The Metopolophium dirhodum isolate CAU chromosome 4, ASM1992520v1, whole genome shotgun sequence DNA window gaaaaaaatatagcaTGAATCCTGTTCCcataaacaaatgtaaaatagttattaagaaTATAAACGCAAATGGTTTCTGTCCTAATGAAGGCATGattgaaaatacaattacatAACCTGACACTAGTGTGCCAGCTGCGACCAGAAGCCACTGCAACCAATTGATTTGGATTACCCATAGAATTGAAATTGGCACAAATATTGATAGCGAGTATCCATACAAACACAGCAGTTCCAAGTAGCTAAGATTAAActatacaaacaaacaaatatatatttatacttataagaCGGTTAACAAgattaattataaacacaattatacaggtaatataaaaaaattataagttattatgtatacttttatgttcttttcattacattataatatgcattatgctTTCAGCAGATTAAGCaaacagtttaatttattaaatgtgatTATCATTCTTACCTGTGGCTCTTTGTACTTAACAAAGGCCCATAGCATTAGTGGTAGTAACcaagcatataaaaatattgccgTGGCTGCTGAGGACACAGCGTGGAAATTATACTTCCAATGGTAGTCGTGATCAGCAGCTACTTGTATGTAATTCGCAACATTTCCGCTGATGGCTATAGAAAACACCAAAGTCAAACATATCCAAAACGGACCGTATACATCTGGTTTTGCTCTGATGTAGCGTTGTAAGTAATTGACTCCGTAAGTAGGGACCAATGCTCCTTTAATACGCTCAAGTACATCTTCCGAAGTGACATCAAAGTACTTTTGAAAATAC harbors:
- the LOC132943344 gene encoding protein YIPF1 codes for the protein MDFRTLENENLPPLSSTPTEVPLPKYPIWTVEYFQKYFDVTSEDVLERIKGALVPTYGVNYLQRYIRAKPDVYGPFWICLTLVFSIAISGNVANYIQVAADHDYHWKYNFHAVSSAATAIFLYAWLLPLMLWAFVKYKEPQFNLSYLELLCLYGYSLSIFVPISILWVIQINWLQWLLVAAGTLVSGYVIVFSIMPSLGQKPFAFIFLITILHLFMGTGFMLYFFHVPPIQKS